The Hymenobacter psoromatis genome contains a region encoding:
- a CDS encoding AraC family transcriptional regulator: MLKAAYEAVAPNAASSFSVRTFAEEVFTAPYHYHPEYELTLIVQGRGRRYVGSHVAEYGPGDLVLVGAQLPHCWKTAPAGLQRAASVSVVAQFTHECLGEVFFGKPEMHAIAQLLRRSANGLHFPDAGQHLRPALRQLGQEPDPFRRLQALLGLLQALASTPHYEVLDAQQRVGTLAPAERERYHRVMAYLVEHFRGPLTLAQVAEVAHLTPNAFCKYFKNLTRRTFVEVMIEYRLQYATQQLVSTNKAVAEICYDSGFRDVSYFNKLFKAQRQHSPLQYRRAFQQALYS, translated from the coding sequence ATGCTCAAAGCTGCTTACGAGGCCGTCGCCCCCAATGCGGCCTCTTCCTTTTCGGTGCGCACTTTTGCCGAGGAGGTCTTCACAGCTCCTTATCACTACCACCCCGAGTATGAGCTGACCCTCATTGTGCAGGGCCGGGGCCGGCGCTACGTGGGCAGCCACGTGGCCGAATACGGCCCCGGCGATTTAGTGCTGGTCGGCGCGCAGCTGCCCCACTGCTGGAAAACGGCCCCGGCCGGCCTCCAGCGGGCCGCGTCGGTGTCGGTCGTGGCGCAGTTCACCCACGAGTGTCTGGGGGAGGTGTTTTTCGGCAAGCCCGAAATGCACGCCATTGCGCAGCTGCTGCGTCGCAGCGCCAATGGCCTACACTTTCCCGATGCCGGCCAGCACCTGCGGCCCGCGCTACGCCAACTCGGGCAGGAGCCTGATCCTTTTCGCCGCCTGCAGGCCCTACTGGGCCTGTTGCAAGCGCTGGCTAGTACCCCGCACTACGAAGTGTTGGACGCGCAGCAGCGGGTGGGCACCTTAGCACCCGCCGAGCGCGAGCGCTACCACCGGGTAATGGCCTACCTGGTCGAGCACTTTCGGGGGCCCCTCACCCTGGCGCAGGTGGCAGAGGTAGCCCATCTTACTCCTAATGCCTTTTGCAAATATTTCAAGAATTTGACCCGCAGAACCTTCGTCGAAGTGATGATTGAGTACCGCTTGCAGTACGCCACGCAGCAACTGGTGAGCACCAATAAGGCGGTGGCTGAAATTTGCTACGACAGCGGCTTTCGCGACGTTTCGTACTTCAACAAGCTCTTTAAGGCGCAGCGGCAGCACAGCCCCCTGCAGTACCGGCGCGCGTTTCAGCAGGCGTTGTATAGCTGA
- a CDS encoding 1,4-beta-xylanase, with protein MKKLSMLLLGLSLLGAPLAQAQKVKTKTKGTAAMLAPSQAGRWSADKANAWYAARPWMTGANFIPSTAINQLEMWQAATFDPATIDKELGWAEGIGFNTMRVFLHSLAWKEDPAGFKKRMNDYLAVADKHHIGTIFVFFDDCWNKDSHIGTQPAPKTGIHNSGWLQDPGDPASRDSATFMQLRPYVTDVLTSFAHDKRIALWDLYNEPGNQGKSTASLPLVRNTFAWAEAVRPDQPLSMGIWNLDFQALNTYQALHSDVITYHNYDEVPAHQREIELLETHGRPLICTEYMARPRNSRFVNILPLLKKYRVAAINWGLVDGKTNTKYAWDTPLADGSEPSEWFHEVFRKDGTPYRQDETDLIKKLNSKP; from the coding sequence ATGAAAAAACTATCCATGCTGCTGCTGGGCTTGTCGCTGCTCGGCGCCCCGCTGGCCCAGGCCCAGAAAGTTAAGACCAAAACCAAGGGTACTGCCGCCATGCTTGCCCCCAGCCAGGCCGGCCGCTGGTCGGCCGACAAGGCCAACGCCTGGTACGCCGCCCGGCCCTGGATGACGGGCGCCAACTTCATCCCCAGCACCGCCATCAACCAGCTCGAAATGTGGCAGGCCGCCACGTTTGACCCCGCCACCATCGATAAGGAGCTAGGTTGGGCCGAGGGCATCGGCTTCAATACAATGCGCGTGTTTTTGCACAGCCTGGCCTGGAAAGAGGACCCTGCGGGCTTCAAAAAGCGGATGAACGACTACCTGGCTGTCGCCGATAAGCACCACATTGGCACCATCTTCGTCTTCTTCGATGACTGCTGGAACAAGGACTCGCACATTGGTACCCAACCCGCGCCCAAAACCGGTATCCATAACTCGGGTTGGCTACAGGACCCCGGCGACCCGGCCTCGCGCGACTCGGCTACTTTTATGCAGCTGCGGCCCTACGTGACCGACGTGCTCACCAGCTTCGCTCATGACAAGCGCATTGCGCTCTGGGACTTATATAACGAGCCTGGCAACCAGGGCAAGAGCACTGCCTCCCTGCCACTGGTGCGCAACACCTTTGCCTGGGCCGAGGCCGTGCGCCCCGACCAGCCCTTAAGCATGGGCATCTGGAACCTGGATTTCCAGGCTCTCAACACTTATCAGGCGCTGCACTCCGACGTGATTACCTACCACAACTACGACGAGGTGCCGGCCCACCAGCGCGAGATTGAACTGCTCGAAACCCACGGCCGGCCGCTCATCTGTACCGAATACATGGCCCGGCCCCGCAACTCGCGCTTTGTCAATATCTTACCCCTGCTCAAAAAGTACCGCGTAGCGGCCATTAACTGGGGCCTCGTGGATGGCAAAACCAATACTAAATACGCCTGGGATACACCCCTGGCCGATGGCTCGGAGCCCAGCGAATGGTTCCACGAAGTTTTTCGCAAAGACGGCACGCCTTACCGTCAGGACGAAACCGACCTGATTAAGAAGCTGAACAGCAAGCCCTAA
- a CDS encoding phytanoyl-CoA dioxygenase family protein, with product MTIYPEDLPALAESKRLSTTQIQEFRTLGHTLTRGVLSPAEVAAYRPVIEQAAECYNTEARPLAARDTYGKAFLQIMNLWRADERVRRFVLARRFAQLAADLLGVENVRIYHDQALFKEPGGGPTPWHQDQHYWPLDTTNTITMWMPLVDIDADMGMLTFASGSHRRGAVFDHEISDTSAAEFDRYVRENDFPVTRAATMRAGDATWHYGFTIHQAPGNQSTQMREVMTIIYLADGARVVAPHHQAQHNDHARWLQHLPAGALAASELNPLVL from the coding sequence ATGACTATTTATCCCGAAGACCTGCCCGCCCTGGCCGAGAGCAAGCGTCTGAGTACCACTCAAATTCAGGAATTCCGGACGCTGGGCCACACCCTCACCCGCGGCGTGCTCTCGCCCGCCGAGGTGGCCGCCTACCGCCCGGTCATTGAGCAGGCCGCCGAATGCTACAACACCGAGGCCCGGCCGCTGGCGGCGCGCGATACCTACGGCAAGGCTTTTTTGCAAATTATGAACCTATGGCGCGCCGACGAGCGGGTACGCCGCTTTGTGCTGGCCCGGCGCTTTGCCCAGCTGGCGGCCGACCTACTGGGCGTCGAAAACGTGCGTATCTACCACGACCAAGCGCTGTTTAAGGAGCCCGGTGGCGGCCCTACCCCCTGGCACCAGGACCAGCACTACTGGCCCCTCGACACCACTAACACCATCACCATGTGGATGCCGCTGGTGGACATCGATGCTGACATGGGAATGCTCACCTTCGCCTCGGGCTCGCACCGGCGGGGGGCAGTATTCGACCACGAAATTTCCGATACCTCGGCAGCCGAGTTTGACCGCTATGTGCGCGAAAACGACTTCCCCGTGACGCGGGCCGCCACCATGCGGGCCGGCGATGCCACCTGGCACTACGGCTTTACCATTCACCAGGCCCCCGGCAACCAATCTACCCAAATGCGCGAGGTGATGACCATCATTTATCTCGCCGACGGGGCCCGCGTGGTAGCGCCGCATCACCAGGCGCAGCACAACGACCACGCCCGCTGGCTCCAGCACCTGCCCGCCGGCGCGCTAGCAGCATCGGAGCTGAATCCACTGGTTCTGTAG
- a CDS encoding family 43 glycosylhydrolase — MVSGKILFVSALLGISHLAGAQAPAPRTFTNPLKVNGPDPWIIRHGGYYYYTNTMGKNLTLWKSKLLEGVKDAPGAVVWTPPATGPNSTQIWAPELHFFAGKWYLYYTASDQAKAGDDTRYVFVLENASPDPTTGTWVDKGRVNTKYSGLDGTVFEHGGQRYFVYSAYVGPQSVLAIAPMKNPWTLDAARETTIATPTQSWEKGGGRQILEGPEFLAGKKGQLLLVYSASACWDDNYALGMLTARPGADPLLAASWVKSPEPVFHPSAENGVWGTGHNGFTTSPDGRESWIIYHAKAAADGKCEGRSSRAQRFSWRPDGSPDFSVPAALATPQPVPSGE; from the coding sequence ATGGTTTCTGGTAAAATATTGTTCGTGAGCGCGTTGCTAGGTATTAGCCACCTGGCGGGCGCGCAGGCCCCGGCCCCACGCACCTTTACGAACCCGCTGAAGGTGAATGGCCCCGACCCGTGGATTATCCGCCACGGCGGCTATTACTACTACACCAATACGATGGGTAAGAACCTGACCCTCTGGAAGTCAAAACTCCTGGAAGGGGTGAAGGACGCGCCCGGCGCGGTGGTTTGGACGCCGCCGGCCACCGGCCCCAACTCCACCCAAATTTGGGCGCCTGAGCTGCACTTTTTCGCTGGGAAATGGTACCTCTACTATACGGCCTCTGACCAGGCCAAGGCGGGGGATGACACGCGCTACGTGTTTGTGTTAGAAAATGCCAGCCCTGACCCCACTACCGGCACCTGGGTAGACAAGGGCCGCGTGAACACGAAATACAGCGGCCTCGACGGCACCGTGTTTGAGCACGGCGGCCAGCGCTATTTTGTGTACTCGGCCTACGTGGGGCCGCAGAGTGTGCTGGCCATCGCGCCCATGAAAAACCCCTGGACGCTCGACGCCGCCCGCGAAACGACCATTGCTACCCCCACCCAGAGCTGGGAAAAGGGCGGCGGCCGCCAGATTTTGGAAGGCCCCGAGTTTCTGGCTGGTAAGAAAGGGCAGCTCTTGCTGGTGTATTCGGCCAGCGCCTGCTGGGACGATAATTACGCCCTAGGAATGCTCACGGCCCGGCCCGGCGCCGACCCGCTCCTGGCCGCCTCCTGGGTAAAATCGCCGGAGCCCGTGTTTCACCCATCGGCCGAGAATGGCGTGTGGGGCACCGGCCACAACGGCTTCACCACCTCGCCCGACGGCCGCGAAAGCTGGATTATCTACCACGCCAAGGCGGCGGCCGATGGCAAGTGTGAAGGCCGCAGCTCCCGCGCCCAGCGGTTCAGCTGGCGGCCCGATGGCTCGCCCGATTTTAGCGTGCCCGCTGCGCTAGCCACGCCCCAGCCCGTGCCCTCGGGCGAGTGA